The proteins below come from a single Salinilacihabitans rarus genomic window:
- a CDS encoding metal-dependent hydrolase, whose amino-acid sequence MMATTHVFVGLAAVAPVAYVAPELAAPLAVGAVCGGIAPDLDVAFEHRRTLHFPVYGVVPAALAAAVAALTPSTLAVGLAAFAVVAWLHAASDALGGGPEFDPWAAPREEAVYDHARGRWVRPRRWIRYDGAPEDVGAVVVFAIPAVVVFDGWVHLVVAAGVAVSLAYALVRRRLPEWAPDWVE is encoded by the coding sequence ATGATGGCGACCACCCACGTCTTCGTCGGCCTCGCGGCCGTCGCGCCCGTCGCGTACGTCGCCCCCGAACTCGCCGCCCCGCTGGCCGTCGGCGCCGTCTGCGGCGGGATCGCGCCGGACCTCGACGTCGCCTTCGAACACCGGCGGACGCTGCACTTCCCCGTCTACGGCGTCGTCCCCGCGGCGCTCGCGGCGGCCGTCGCCGCCCTCACCCCCTCGACGCTCGCCGTCGGACTGGCCGCGTTCGCGGTCGTCGCGTGGCTCCACGCCGCGAGCGACGCTCTCGGCGGTGGCCCCGAGTTCGACCCGTGGGCGGCCCCCCGCGAGGAGGCGGTCTACGACCACGCCCGCGGCCGGTGGGTCCGCCCGCGGCGGTGGATCCGCTACGACGGGGCGCCCGAGGACGTCGGGGCGGTCGTCGTCTTCGCGATTCCGGCGGTCGTCGTCTTCGACGGCTGGGTCCACCTCGTCGTCGCCGCGGGCGTCGCGGTCTCGCTCGCGTACGCGCTCGTTCGCAGGCGACTCCCCGAGTGGGCGCCCGACTGGGTCGAGTAG
- a CDS encoding deoxyuridine 5'-triphosphate nucleotidohydrolase: MYRSGSFVAEHVSPTTDDQVQPNGVDLTLDIVFEQREPGRIGRDGTEIGDRIARPLEQLDRKTPDTYYLPRGAYVARYGERIRIPEGHVGFVYPRSSLMRNSCMLNTAVWDAGYEGRGEGLLQVHHDVELERGARIAQLVFAEADHDDVYDGSYQGENL, translated from the coding sequence ATGTACCGCTCCGGTTCGTTCGTCGCCGAGCACGTCTCGCCGACGACCGACGATCAGGTCCAGCCCAACGGGGTCGACCTCACGCTCGACATCGTCTTCGAACAGCGCGAACCCGGGCGCATCGGCCGCGACGGCACGGAGATCGGCGACCGGATCGCCCGCCCGCTCGAACAACTCGACCGGAAGACCCCGGACACCTACTACCTGCCCCGCGGGGCGTACGTGGCCCGCTACGGCGAGCGCATCCGGATCCCCGAGGGCCACGTCGGCTTCGTCTACCCGCGGTCGTCGCTGATGCGCAACTCCTGTATGCTCAACACCGCCGTCTGGGACGCCGGCTACGAGGGCCGCGGCGAGGGCCTGCTGCAGGTCCACCACGACGTCGAACTCGAACGCGGCGCCCGGATCGCCCAACTCGTCTTCGCCGAGGCCGACCACGACGACGTCTACGACGGCAGTTATCAGGGCGAGAACCTCTGA
- a CDS encoding aconitate hydratase has translation MGDTVTEKVLDDHLVEGDLEPGEEIGIEIDQVLTQDTTGTMVWLQFEAMGLDEVQTEIAAQYCDHQTYQFDFKNTDDHRFLRSAAGKYGAYFSRPGNGICHNVHRENFAAPGKTLLGSDSHTPTPGGLGQLAIGAGGIDVTVAMGGAPYYIEMPEIVNVRLEGELPEWATAKDVILELLRRLTVKGGVGKILEYTGPGVETLTAPERMTITNMGTELGATSSIFPTDEQTRDYLERVGRGEEYVELQPDEDAEYDDEIVVDLSDLEPLIAQPSMPDKVVPVREVAGTEVEQVIVGSCTNGAYEDILPAAKMLEGREVNPTTEMIVAPGSKQASEMLAREGWVAEMMAAGVNFSEATCGACIGIGHVPASDSVSVRTFNRNFEGRSGIEDDNVYLCSPEVAAAAAIEGELVDPRDLADELGDLEAPAFELPEEYTGSKTDIITPEEAPDDELVKGPNIGDVPLRGELDADIEGEALLKMEDNITTDHIIPATQDILMYRSNIEKLSEFTLSRVDDTFAERAAAADGGFLVAGENYGQGSSREHAAMCPMYLGIEAVLAQSFARIHRANLFNFGIVPLTIDEDTYEEIDQGDEIEIVDDVYDAVTSGQEEFTVRVDGEEYTATLDASERERDILAAGGKLAWTKAQAEEGGAGATPADD, from the coding sequence ATGGGAGACACCGTCACCGAGAAGGTTCTCGACGACCACCTCGTCGAGGGCGATCTCGAACCCGGCGAGGAGATCGGGATCGAGATCGATCAAGTTCTCACACAGGACACGACGGGGACGATGGTCTGGCTCCAGTTCGAGGCGATGGGACTGGACGAGGTCCAGACCGAAATCGCCGCCCAGTACTGCGACCACCAGACCTATCAGTTCGACTTTAAGAACACCGACGACCACCGTTTCCTCCGCTCTGCCGCCGGTAAATACGGCGCTTACTTCTCTCGTCCCGGTAACGGCATCTGTCACAACGTCCACCGGGAGAACTTCGCCGCGCCCGGCAAGACCCTCCTCGGGAGCGACTCGCACACGCCGACCCCCGGCGGGCTGGGCCAGCTCGCCATCGGCGCGGGCGGGATCGACGTCACCGTCGCGATGGGCGGCGCGCCCTACTACATCGAGATGCCCGAGATCGTCAACGTACGACTCGAAGGGGAACTCCCCGAGTGGGCCACGGCGAAAGACGTCATCCTCGAACTGCTCCGGCGGCTGACCGTCAAGGGCGGGGTCGGCAAGATCCTCGAGTACACCGGCCCCGGCGTCGAGACGCTCACCGCCCCCGAGCGGATGACGATCACCAACATGGGCACCGAACTCGGCGCGACCTCGTCGATCTTCCCGACCGACGAGCAGACCCGCGACTACCTCGAACGGGTCGGCCGCGGCGAGGAGTACGTCGAACTCCAGCCCGACGAGGACGCCGAGTACGACGACGAGATCGTCGTCGACCTCTCGGACCTCGAACCGCTGATCGCCCAGCCGTCGATGCCCGACAAGGTCGTGCCCGTCCGCGAGGTCGCCGGCACGGAGGTCGAGCAGGTCATCGTCGGCTCCTGTACCAACGGCGCCTACGAGGACATCCTCCCGGCCGCGAAGATGCTCGAAGGCCGCGAGGTGAACCCGACGACGGAGATGATCGTCGCGCCCGGCTCCAAGCAGGCCAGCGAGATGCTCGCCCGCGAGGGCTGGGTCGCGGAGATGATGGCCGCCGGCGTCAACTTCTCCGAGGCGACCTGTGGCGCCTGCATCGGCATCGGCCACGTTCCCGCCTCCGATTCGGTCTCGGTGCGGACGTTCAACCGCAACTTCGAGGGCCGCTCGGGCATCGAGGACGACAACGTCTACCTCTGCTCGCCGGAGGTCGCCGCCGCCGCGGCGATCGAAGGCGAACTCGTCGACCCCCGGGACCTCGCCGACGAACTCGGCGACCTCGAGGCGCCCGCGTTCGAACTCCCCGAGGAGTACACCGGCTCGAAGACCGACATCATCACGCCCGAGGAGGCGCCCGACGACGAACTCGTCAAGGGGCCGAACATCGGCGACGTGCCGCTACGGGGCGAACTCGACGCCGACATCGAGGGTGAGGCCCTCCTGAAGATGGAGGACAACATCACGACCGACCACATCATCCCCGCGACCCAGGACATCCTGATGTACCGGTCGAACATCGAGAAGCTCTCGGAGTTTACCCTCTCCCGCGTCGACGACACCTTCGCCGAGCGCGCCGCCGCGGCCGACGGCGGCTTCCTCGTCGCCGGCGAGAACTACGGTCAGGGCTCCTCGCGCGAACACGCCGCGATGTGTCCGATGTACCTCGGCATCGAGGCCGTCCTCGCCCAGAGCTTCGCCCGGATCCACCGCGCGAACCTCTTCAACTTCGGCATCGTCCCGCTGACGATCGACGAGGACACCTACGAGGAGATCGATCAGGGCGACGAGATCGAGATCGTCGACGACGTCTACGACGCCGTCACCTCCGGTCAGGAGGAGTTCACGGTCCGCGTCGACGGCGAGGAGTACACCGCCACCCTCGACGCCTCCGAGCGCGAGCGCGACATCCTCGCCGCCGGCGGCAAACTCGCCTGGACGAAAGCGCAGGCCGAGGAGGGCGGCGCCGGCGCGACGCCCGCCGACGACTGA
- a CDS encoding LLM class oxidoreductase, giving the protein MATGEHENAGYRRLFGDDGLTFGAGFPLTGENRSAPSIDDELRLAERVEDLGFAGLWARDVPTYWPKFGDAGQTFDAWPWLSHVAAHTDEIALGTASIVLTLRHPLHVAKSAATVDRLSDGRLVLGVASGDRDPEFPAFGVDRDERGARFREAVDVLRTVWRDEYPELDGEWGRLDGDLDVVPTPTTETVPLLPTGHARQSVEWIGDHGDGWLFYHLPPETLDGFLDDWRAAAGAKPFAMAVRVAFADDPAAEPEPLHLGYRAGADWFREYFADLERRGVDHVIVSVVDEADPERGLERFAGEVIEEL; this is encoded by the coding sequence ATGGCGACCGGTGAACACGAGAACGCGGGCTATCGACGGCTGTTCGGCGACGACGGGCTGACGTTCGGCGCGGGATTCCCGCTGACCGGCGAAAACCGGTCGGCGCCCTCGATCGACGACGAGTTGCGGCTGGCCGAACGCGTCGAAGACCTCGGCTTCGCCGGCCTCTGGGCCCGCGACGTGCCGACTTACTGGCCGAAGTTCGGCGACGCAGGCCAGACGTTCGACGCCTGGCCGTGGCTCTCCCACGTCGCCGCCCACACCGACGAGATTGCGCTCGGGACCGCGAGCATCGTGCTGACGCTTCGACACCCCCTGCACGTCGCGAAGTCCGCCGCGACCGTCGACCGACTCTCCGACGGCCGGCTCGTCCTCGGGGTCGCCTCGGGCGACCGCGACCCCGAGTTCCCCGCCTTCGGCGTCGACCGCGACGAGCGCGGCGCGCGCTTCCGCGAGGCCGTCGACGTCCTCCGGACGGTCTGGCGCGACGAGTACCCGGAACTCGACGGCGAGTGGGGTCGGCTGGACGGCGACCTCGACGTGGTGCCGACGCCGACGACCGAGACGGTCCCCCTGCTCCCGACCGGCCACGCCCGCCAGTCGGTCGAGTGGATCGGCGACCACGGCGACGGCTGGCTGTTCTACCACCTCCCGCCGGAGACGCTCGACGGGTTCCTCGACGACTGGCGGGCGGCCGCCGGCGCGAAGCCGTTCGCGATGGCGGTCCGGGTCGCGTTCGCCGACGACCCCGCGGCCGAACCGGAGCCGCTGCACCTCGGCTACCGCGCCGGGGCCGACTGGTTCCGGGAGTACTTCGCCGACCTCGAACGACGGGGCGTCGACCACGTGATCGTCTCCGTCGTCGACGAAGCCGACCCGGAGCGCGGGCTCGAACGCTTCGCCGGGGAAGTCATCGAGGAACTGTAG
- a CDS encoding polysaccharide deacetylase family protein, producing MKRRAYLAAAAVALGGCASTDGAERSDDPDAPADPTTSRRPATDRAPEATASEGGGDPDADDGSEREAATDVFPPLPTWTVRSGSRSAAGDGDAVVLEAAAADARVAVAHEFAAPADLSGVIPGLAVRSAAMVSPEIRLTDADGDRIAYRRTVPGGLPAMRYNFGVARVDGDPDLEAVVAAELRAWAGEGRAVEFECSDLHLAPRPNTGAVLLQFDDGYETDYTEAFPILEEYGYPATTFVNADRVPRETAGGYPTLDLDQLEALRDAGWLIGNHTTSHARLSDLDAADQEAQIADGAEWLRENGFEEGARYFAYPFGDYDATTIDLVADHHELGFGGGGAVEGYPANPALCSRVGEPTLEEARTLLDRTAEHRGITSLFYHRLDGEAVDEFAATIEYLHDLEAAGDIEVVLPADLERRFLL from the coding sequence ATGAAACGACGCGCGTACCTCGCGGCGGCCGCTGTCGCCCTCGGCGGCTGTGCGAGCACCGACGGGGCCGAGCGATCCGACGACCCCGACGCCCCGGCCGACCCGACCACGTCCCGGCGACCGGCGACCGACCGCGCCCCGGAGGCGACGGCGAGCGAGGGGGGCGGCGACCCCGACGCGGACGACGGTTCCGAGCGGGAGGCGGCGACCGACGTCTTCCCGCCACTCCCGACGTGGACCGTCCGGTCGGGATCGCGGTCGGCCGCGGGCGACGGGGACGCGGTCGTCCTCGAGGCGGCCGCCGCGGACGCTCGCGTCGCGGTCGCCCACGAGTTCGCCGCGCCGGCGGACCTCTCGGGGGTGATCCCGGGGCTCGCGGTCCGGTCGGCCGCGATGGTCTCGCCGGAGATCAGGCTGACCGACGCCGACGGCGACCGGATCGCCTACCGCCGGACGGTCCCCGGCGGCCTCCCCGCGATGCGGTACAACTTCGGGGTCGCCCGGGTCGACGGCGACCCCGACCTCGAAGCGGTGGTCGCGGCCGAACTCCGCGCGTGGGCCGGGGAGGGACGCGCCGTCGAGTTCGAGTGTTCCGACCTCCACCTCGCGCCGCGTCCCAACACCGGCGCAGTGTTGCTCCAGTTCGACGACGGCTACGAGACCGACTACACCGAGGCGTTCCCGATCCTCGAGGAGTACGGCTACCCGGCGACGACGTTCGTCAACGCCGACCGCGTCCCCCGCGAGACCGCCGGCGGTTACCCCACGCTCGACCTCGACCAGCTCGAAGCGCTGCGGGACGCGGGCTGGCTGATCGGCAACCACACGACGAGCCACGCGCGGCTCTCGGACCTGGACGCGGCCGACCAGGAGGCCCAGATCGCCGACGGGGCGGAGTGGCTCCGCGAGAACGGCTTCGAGGAGGGGGCTCGATACTTCGCGTACCCGTTCGGCGACTACGACGCGACGACGATCGACCTCGTGGCCGACCACCACGAACTCGGCTTCGGGGGCGGCGGCGCGGTCGAGGGGTACCCGGCGAACCCGGCGCTGTGCTCGCGGGTCGGCGAACCGACCCTCGAGGAGGCGCGGACCCTCCTCGACCGGACGGCCGAGCACCGCGGCATCACCTCGCTGTTCTACCACCGCCTCGACGGCGAGGCCGTCGACGAGTTCGCGGCGACGATCGAGTACCTCCACGACCTGGAGGCGGCCGGCGACATCGAGGTCGTCCTGCCCGCCGACCTCGAACGGCGGTTCCTGCTCTGA
- a CDS encoding methyltransferase, producing MADPDAPTIPAARSARFLFRGQLLHAAAAVVLATVAWALAVPGFTGGSWLGLTAAGWFRATVGLCVLHQCYGWLAFRGQLGWGLFTRLFGRHDLTVHAALFTPLLLARPVVVLGAGLASPLTLALPRWAELGLGLALLVPAAYTGWSVRRYFGFERALGGDHFRERYRKLPLVEDGAFRWTPNAMYAFAFLGLWSLALLLGSHVALVCALFQHAFVWAHYVGTERPDFELVYGA from the coding sequence ATGGCAGACCCCGACGCGCCGACGATTCCGGCGGCCCGGTCCGCGCGGTTCCTGTTCCGGGGCCAGCTACTCCACGCGGCGGCCGCCGTCGTCCTCGCGACCGTCGCGTGGGCGCTCGCGGTCCCGGGGTTCACCGGCGGCTCCTGGCTCGGGCTCACGGCCGCCGGCTGGTTCCGGGCCACCGTCGGCCTCTGTGTCCTCCACCAGTGTTACGGCTGGCTCGCGTTCCGCGGACAGCTCGGGTGGGGGCTGTTCACGCGGCTGTTCGGCCGGCACGACCTGACGGTCCACGCCGCCCTCTTCACGCCGCTGCTTCTCGCCCGTCCGGTCGTCGTCCTCGGAGCGGGCCTGGCGAGCCCGCTGACGCTCGCCCTGCCGCGGTGGGCCGAACTCGGCCTCGGCCTCGCGCTGCTCGTACCCGCGGCCTACACGGGCTGGTCGGTGCGCCGGTACTTCGGCTTCGAGCGGGCGCTCGGCGGCGACCACTTCCGCGAGCGGTACCGGAAGCTCCCGCTCGTCGAGGACGGCGCGTTCCGCTGGACGCCGAACGCCATGTACGCGTTCGCGTTTCTGGGCCTCTGGAGCCTCGCGCTCCTGCTCGGGTCGCACGTCGCGCTGGTGTGTGCCCTGTTCCAGCACGCCTTCGTGTGGGCACACTACGTCGGGACCGAACGGCCGGACTTCGAGCTCGTCTACGGGGCGTGA
- a CDS encoding cation:proton antiporter, translating into MNAVRSTLLDGATLLQTDEVLEPLENEQLLWLFVMLTLLLVTARVLGELATRLNLPSVVGELTAGIVLGPSLIDAVVVVTDAVTWLEGEAVDPQTQLYLVEVVAWIGLLMLIVLTGLETDLDLIVAKATESTLIALASIVVPFAVGFAFAWYLPERFIAPGGTRLEFSLFLAVAMSISAIPVIAKILMDMGQIRRDFGQITLAAGMINDTVGWIMLALVAGLARTGAVELSSTLETLLWLAVFLGVGFTVGLRATKWIFVWVDNNVGGQVAKITTLMVLALGVGSFTHALHLEAVLGAFVVGILAGQVNRFDYQTEHTFEVLTMGVFAPVFFATAGLRVDLGTLVDPLVFAVGVGTLAIAVVGKFVGTFVGARAAGLSDWEGITMGAGLNARGAMEIIVATIGLGLEVLTIEMYSIVVMIAIVTSLMAPPLLRWSLPRVEMSEAERERLEREAQLRDSFVANITRVLLPTRGGADTQYAARLLGPLTRGTEIEVTAMYVTDAGAGARGAADGGFVGSLARLWNRSVGRSRTTDGEDGRALARPVEDAAEAVDGGGSSAASDVLDSLTGDGPEESERIFELISSRLGGEEQSPRTLVRAADPGVGGAILGEAENGYDLLVLGESSRGRDPEEPLFSETVDEVVQQAPCPTMVVSTPYSGETALERVGERIQRILLPTVGTEYNRHAAEVAFAIARQENAIVEIVHVVNEPQLSDRFVEQPDLSQAIAIGEEIVDREAGIGRQMGAEVLTTVTVGDRPEVDIVDLADQDAVDLVIMGSDKRPVTRRAFFGHRVEHVVREAPCPVAIISSI; encoded by the coding sequence ATGAACGCGGTTCGCTCGACGCTCCTCGACGGGGCGACCCTGCTCCAGACCGACGAGGTCCTCGAACCCCTCGAGAACGAGCAACTGCTGTGGCTGTTCGTGATGCTCACGCTGTTGCTGGTGACCGCCCGCGTCCTCGGCGAACTGGCGACCCGGCTTAACCTGCCGTCGGTCGTGGGCGAACTGACGGCGGGGATCGTCCTCGGACCGTCGCTGATCGACGCGGTCGTCGTCGTCACCGACGCGGTCACGTGGCTGGAGGGCGAGGCGGTCGACCCGCAGACCCAGCTCTACCTCGTCGAGGTGGTCGCCTGGATCGGGCTGTTGATGCTGATCGTCCTCACGGGGCTGGAGACCGACCTCGACCTCATCGTCGCGAAGGCGACGGAGTCGACGCTGATCGCGCTCGCGAGCATCGTCGTCCCGTTCGCCGTCGGCTTCGCGTTCGCGTGGTACCTCCCCGAGCGGTTCATCGCCCCCGGCGGGACCCGACTCGAGTTCTCGCTGTTTCTGGCCGTCGCGATGAGCATCTCCGCGATTCCGGTGATCGCGAAGATCCTGATGGACATGGGCCAGATCAGACGCGACTTCGGCCAGATCACCCTCGCGGCGGGGATGATAAACGACACCGTCGGCTGGATCATGCTCGCGCTCGTCGCCGGCCTCGCCCGGACGGGCGCGGTCGAACTGTCGAGCACGCTCGAAACGCTGCTGTGGCTCGCGGTCTTCCTCGGCGTCGGCTTCACCGTCGGCCTGCGGGCGACGAAGTGGATCTTCGTCTGGGTCGACAACAACGTCGGCGGGCAGGTGGCGAAGATCACGACGCTGATGGTGCTCGCGCTCGGCGTCGGCTCGTTCACCCACGCGCTGCACCTCGAAGCGGTCCTCGGGGCGTTCGTCGTCGGCATCCTCGCCGGGCAGGTCAACCGCTTCGACTACCAGACCGAACACACCTTCGAGGTGCTCACCATGGGGGTCTTCGCCCCGGTCTTCTTCGCGACCGCCGGCCTCCGGGTCGACCTCGGGACGCTGGTCGACCCGCTCGTCTTCGCGGTCGGCGTCGGCACGCTCGCCATCGCCGTCGTCGGCAAGTTCGTCGGCACCTTCGTCGGCGCGAGGGCGGCCGGCCTCTCCGACTGGGAGGGGATCACGATGGGCGCCGGGCTGAACGCCCGCGGCGCGATGGAGATCATCGTCGCCACCATCGGCCTCGGTCTGGAGGTGCTGACGATCGAGATGTACAGCATCGTCGTGATGATCGCGATCGTCACCTCGCTGATGGCGCCGCCGCTGTTGCGGTGGTCGCTGCCGCGCGTCGAGATGAGCGAGGCGGAACGCGAGCGCCTCGAACGCGAGGCACAGCTCCGGGACAGCTTCGTCGCGAACATCACGCGCGTCCTGCTGCCGACCCGCGGCGGCGCCGACACCCAGTACGCCGCGCGCCTGCTCGGGCCGCTGACCCGGGGGACCGAGATCGAGGTGACGGCGATGTACGTCACCGACGCCGGGGCGGGCGCCCGCGGCGCGGCCGACGGGGGGTTCGTCGGCTCGCTCGCGAGGCTGTGGAACCGGTCCGTCGGGCGGTCCCGGACGACCGACGGCGAGGACGGGCGCGCCCTCGCCCGACCGGTCGAGGACGCCGCGGAGGCGGTAGACGGCGGCGGGTCGAGCGCGGCGAGCGACGTGCTCGACTCCCTGACCGGCGACGGCCCCGAGGAGAGCGAGCGCATCTTCGAGCTGATCTCCTCGCGGCTCGGCGGCGAGGAGCAGTCGCCGCGGACGCTCGTCCGCGCGGCCGATCCGGGCGTCGGCGGGGCGATCCTCGGGGAGGCCGAGAACGGCTACGACCTGCTCGTCCTCGGCGAGTCCAGCCGCGGTCGCGACCCCGAGGAGCCGCTGTTCAGCGAGACCGTCGACGAGGTCGTCCAGCAGGCGCCCTGTCCGACGATGGTCGTCAGCACCCCCTACTCCGGGGAGACGGCGCTCGAACGGGTCGGCGAGCGGATCCAGCGGATCCTCCTGCCGACGGTCGGCACGGAGTACAACCGCCACGCCGCCGAGGTGGCGTTCGCCATCGCCCGCCAGGAGAACGCCATCGTCGAGATCGTCCACGTCGTCAACGAGCCCCAGCTCAGCGACCGGTTCGTCGAGCAGCCCGACCTCTCGCAGGCGATCGCCATCGGCGAGGAGATCGTCGACCGCGAGGCCGGGATCGGCCGCCAGATGGGCGCCGAGGTGCTGACGACCGTCACGGTCGGCGACCGTCCCGAGGTCGACATCGTCGACCTCGCCGACCAGGACGCGGTCGACCTCGTCATCATGGGCAGCGACAAGCGCCCCGTGACCCGGCGGGCGTTCTTCGGCCACCGCGTCGAGCACGTCGTCCGCGAGGCGCCGTGTCCGGTCGCGATCATCAGCTCGATCTGA
- the solA gene encoding N-methyl-L-tryptophan oxidase yields the protein MADRYDVIVIGVGGMGSAAVAHLADRGADVLGLERYDVPHGYGSSHGVTRIIRLAYYEHPSYVPLLRRAYDLWADLESAFDRRLLYRTGSVDAGPPDDPLVAGSRRSCEEHGIEYEYLTSSALTDRFPGYRLPEEYAAVYQPDGGFLVPERCIVAHVERAHDRGATIRARERVRDWEPTGDGVRVETDRGEYAADRLVVAAGAWTPTLVDDLDGLLEPERQVLAWLQPEVPERFAPERFPVWNVQVPEGRFYGFPVYGVPGFKFGRYHHREEAVDPDAMDREPTRRDEAVLRAFAERYFPDGAGPTMRLRTCLFTNSPDERFVVDTLPDHPRVTVAAGFSGHGFKFASVIGEVLADLALDGETDHDIGMFSLDRF from the coding sequence ATGGCGGACCGCTACGACGTCATCGTGATCGGCGTCGGCGGGATGGGCAGCGCCGCGGTCGCCCACCTCGCCGACCGCGGTGCGGACGTGCTCGGCCTCGAACGCTACGACGTCCCGCACGGCTACGGCTCCTCCCACGGCGTGACGCGGATCATCCGGCTCGCCTACTACGAGCACCCGTCGTACGTCCCCCTGTTGCGCCGGGCGTACGACCTGTGGGCGGACCTCGAATCGGCGTTCGACCGCCGACTGCTGTACCGGACGGGGTCGGTCGACGCCGGGCCGCCGGACGACCCGCTGGTCGCGGGCTCCCGGCGCTCGTGTGAGGAACACGGCATCGAGTACGAGTACCTCACGAGTTCCGCGTTGACCGACCGCTTCCCCGGCTATCGCCTGCCCGAGGAGTACGCCGCGGTCTACCAGCCCGACGGCGGCTTCCTCGTCCCCGAGCGGTGTATCGTCGCCCACGTCGAGCGCGCCCACGACCGCGGGGCGACGATCAGGGCCAGAGAGCGCGTCCGCGACTGGGAACCGACCGGCGACGGCGTCCGCGTCGAGACCGACCGGGGCGAGTACGCCGCCGACAGGCTGGTGGTCGCCGCGGGCGCGTGGACGCCGACACTCGTCGACGACCTCGACGGCCTCCTCGAACCCGAGCGGCAGGTGCTGGCGTGGCTCCAGCCCGAGGTCCCCGAGCGGTTCGCACCCGAGCGGTTCCCGGTCTGGAACGTGCAGGTCCCCGAGGGACGGTTCTACGGCTTCCCGGTCTACGGCGTGCCGGGGTTCAAGTTCGGCCGGTACCACCACCGCGAGGAGGCAGTCGACCCGGACGCGATGGACCGCGAGCCGACGCGGCGCGACGAGGCCGTCCTCCGGGCGTTCGCCGAGCGGTACTTTCCCGACGGCGCGGGGCCGACGATGCGCCTGCGGACCTGCCTGTTCACCAACTCGCCGGACGAACGCTTCGTCGTCGACACCCTGCCCGACCACCCCCGGGTGACCGTCGCGGCGGGCTTCTCGGGCCACGGCTTCAAGTTCGCCAGCGTGATCGGCGAGGTGCTCGCCGACCTCGCGCTCGACGGCGAGACCGACCACGATATCGGGATGTTCTCGCTGGATCGGTTCTGA
- a CDS encoding polysaccharide deacetylase family protein codes for MKRRAYLAAAAVALGGCAGTEGSNPDESNATNESGDEQSTDERERTDESDESDESDESDEEESAEEEVESGPADEETIDDFEDLSAWTVVKGSLSADEMRPYVGSQSAMLEADRSDSHVVISREFDDPLDFSDSFPGLALGAGEMVTAFVQLFDADGDRMDLQRTFPADLPFMRYNFGVARVDGDPDLDEVVEVRVGSWVGEEDAVRFWIDDLHRTPRPETGKVLIQFDDTHATDYTEGLPILEEYGYPATSFVNTDRIGAGELGGSERLDLDQLEGLQDAGWLIGSHTASHPSLDELDAADQEADIRGAKEWLVDHGFEEGAEYFAYPFGDYDATTIDLVADHHELGFGVGGAVGGYPANPALCSRTSEPDADEARDLLDRTAEYRGITSLFYHRLEDDTLDAFEAMVEHLHDLESAGDIEVVLPSDLVDA; via the coding sequence ATGAAACGACGCGCATACCTCGCGGCGGCCGCGGTCGCGCTCGGCGGCTGCGCGGGCACCGAGGGTTCCAACCCCGACGAGTCGAACGCTACCAACGAATCGGGCGACGAGCAGTCGACGGACGAGCGCGAGCGGACGGACGAGTCGGACGAGTCGGACGAGTCGGACGAGTCGGACGAGGAGGAGTCGGCGGAGGAAGAGGTCGAGTCCGGACCCGCCGACGAGGAGACGATCGACGACTTCGAGGACCTCTCGGCGTGGACCGTCGTGAAGGGGTCGCTCTCGGCGGACGAGATGCGGCCGTACGTCGGCAGCCAGTCGGCGATGCTGGAGGCCGACAGGTCGGACAGCCACGTCGTGATCTCCCGGGAGTTCGACGACCCGCTCGACTTCTCGGACTCGTTCCCGGGGCTCGCCCTCGGCGCGGGCGAGATGGTGACGGCGTTCGTCCAGTTGTTCGACGCCGACGGCGACCGGATGGACCTCCAGCGTACGTTCCCGGCCGACCTGCCGTTCATGCGGTACAACTTCGGGGTCGCCCGGGTCGACGGCGACCCCGACCTCGACGAGGTGGTCGAGGTGCGAGTCGGCTCGTGGGTCGGCGAGGAGGACGCCGTCCGCTTCTGGATCGACGACCTCCACCGCACGCCGCGCCCGGAGACGGGGAAGGTGCTGATCCAGTTCGACGACACCCACGCCACCGACTACACCGAGGGGCTCCCGATCCTCGAGGAGTACGGCTACCCGGCGACGTCGTTCGTCAACACCGACCGGATCGGCGCCGGCGAACTCGGCGGCTCCGAGCGCCTCGACCTCGACCAGCTCGAAGGGCTGCAGGACGCGGGCTGGCTGATCGGCAGCCACACGGCGAGTCACCCCTCGCTGGACGAACTCGACGCGGCCGACCAGGAGGCCGACATCCGCGGGGCGAAAGAGTGGCTCGTCGACCACGGCTTCGAGGAGGGCGCCGAGTACTTCGCGTACCCGTTCGGCGACTACGACGCGACGACGATCGACCTCGTGGCCGACCACCACGAACTCGGCTTCGGCGTCGGCGGCGCGGTCGGAGGGTACCCGGCGAACCCGGCGCTGTGCTCGCGGACCAGCGAACCGGACGCCGACGAGGCGCGGGACCTCCTCGACCGGACGGCCGAGTACCGCGGCATCACCTCGCTGTTCTACCACCGCCTGGAGGACGACACCCTCGACGCGTTCGAGGCCATGGTCGAGCACCTCCACGACCTGGAGTCGGCCGGCGACATCGAGGTCGTCCTCCCCTCCGACCTCGTCGACGCGTAG